A part of Quatrionicoccus australiensis genomic DNA contains:
- a CDS encoding glycosyltransferase family 9 protein yields the protein MSVDSTSEEKSIVGKIQNLALCDLLAEKEAIISKLEIEKRSLELQLARVPEAIRDVINEPSLRTKFEASRISEAVKTLTLVQRRDSWLSLLEKLGINGQLFGMFPHNGNDIDPVCILIYGSGGFGDMLYLSSILPAFFSRFVSPRIVVVHENPAVNVIFSNNPYVFSCVHLHGEKLSEFLDLSSSIDIFDLIAEVRYAISYIAPPLSRVPRDFLRVANSRSLDYQKYVRYSWPYLNNSFANEVVKSGMSKLDVLGYSGYLPVDSKTQLNYFPRFSMTQENYSALSDKCYVTVHHGSDKNMSNFGGLQTKNLPISTWADIVSILKDSGIYTVQLGDANEELIDGVDLDLRGATSFDETACLMKFASVHLDTEGGLVHVARAMNTLAVVMFGPTPLKFFGYSQNINLGSKSCENCWWTTKTWAIKCPSGYKQPACMMEHSSKEISSTVLSALSTDMRRFILESSIKYDENLINKKRIFEIALDEYKSSIGNMVRLVYLAIDDGLYSEWLSTAAQKSMWGPYDVVVVSAKNFLRTQKALSGIVEVIPSNGGNLPLDTGCFDFCIAIFDNFNLIEDYGIIGDLARCTKSEGRFQVTINSFLGELRKFTTLKYPGNKFAFLPSIDLCVFDGDALKKITVTLFGKIVNCDLSLPKVAKGGPFNILNKFIR from the coding sequence ATGAGTGTAGACAGTACATCTGAAGAAAAATCTATAGTCGGCAAAATCCAAAACTTGGCGCTTTGTGATTTGCTGGCTGAAAAAGAAGCAATAATTTCAAAGTTGGAAATTGAGAAGCGTTCACTTGAATTGCAACTTGCTAGAGTTCCAGAGGCGATACGAGATGTAATAAATGAGCCATCTTTAAGAACTAAATTTGAAGCATCCAGAATTAGCGAAGCAGTAAAGACACTGACGCTCGTACAGCGACGAGATTCCTGGCTATCATTATTAGAGAAATTAGGAATAAACGGTCAATTGTTTGGTATGTTCCCACACAATGGGAATGATATTGATCCTGTATGTATTCTTATATATGGTTCTGGAGGATTTGGAGACATGCTATATTTGTCTTCAATCTTGCCTGCCTTCTTTTCGCGGTTCGTATCACCGCGAATTGTTGTGGTTCATGAGAACCCAGCTGTAAATGTGATTTTTTCTAATAATCCTTATGTGTTTTCTTGTGTTCATTTACATGGCGAAAAATTAAGCGAATTTTTAGATCTGAGTTCTTCTATCGATATTTTCGATTTAATTGCGGAGGTTCGGTACGCGATATCATATATTGCCCCCCCTCTTTCAAGAGTGCCGAGAGATTTTTTGAGAGTGGCAAACAGTCGATCCTTAGATTATCAAAAATATGTTAGATATTCATGGCCGTATTTGAATAACTCATTCGCGAATGAAGTTGTTAAATCTGGAATGTCTAAGTTAGACGTTTTGGGATATAGCGGATATTTGCCAGTTGATAGTAAGACGCAACTTAATTATTTCCCAAGGTTTTCAATGACGCAGGAAAATTATTCTGCATTATCTGATAAGTGTTATGTCACGGTACATCACGGATCTGATAAAAACATGTCCAATTTTGGTGGCTTACAAACAAAAAACCTCCCTATTTCCACTTGGGCGGACATCGTCTCGATACTTAAAGACTCTGGTATATATACAGTCCAACTTGGCGATGCTAACGAAGAATTAATCGATGGTGTTGATCTCGATCTAAGAGGGGCGACTTCGTTTGATGAAACTGCGTGCTTGATGAAATTTGCAAGTGTTCATTTGGATACCGAAGGTGGATTAGTTCACGTTGCGCGGGCAATGAATACCTTAGCAGTAGTCATGTTCGGACCAACACCATTAAAATTTTTCGGATATTCTCAAAACATAAATCTTGGATCAAAGTCCTGCGAAAACTGCTGGTGGACTACAAAAACGTGGGCTATAAAATGCCCATCAGGATATAAGCAGCCAGCGTGCATGATGGAACATAGTAGTAAAGAAATCAGCAGTACAGTATTGAGTGCATTATCAACGGATATGCGTCGTTTCATACTTGAGTCATCAATCAAATATGATGAAAATTTAATTAATAAAAAAAGAATTTTTGAAATTGCACTCGATGAGTATAAATCATCGATTGGCAACATGGTTAGGCTGGTTTATCTCGCTATTGATGATGGGTTGTATTCCGAATGGCTGAGTACTGCTGCACAAAAAAGCATGTGGGGTCCATACGACGTGGTTGTTGTGTCGGCTAAGAATTTTTTAAGAACCCAAAAAGCCTTAAGTGGCATTGTTGAAGTGATTCCGTCTAATGGTGGGAATCTGCCTCTTGATACCGGGTGTTTTGATTTTTGCATAGCGATTTTCGATAATTTTAATTTGATTGAAGATTATGGAATTATTGGGGATCTGGCTCGCTGTACTAAAAGCGAGGGGCGGTTTCAAGTAACAATAAATTCATTTCTGGGTGAGTTGCGTAAATTTACTACGCTGAAGTATCCAGGAAATAAATTTGCGTTTCTGCCATCTATCGATCTCTGTGTATTTGATGGTGACGCGTTAAAAAAAATAACAGTTACGCTTTTTGGAAAAATAGTGAACTGCGATTTGTCTTTGCCTAAAGTTGCTAAAGGCGGCCCGTTTAATATATTAAATAAATTTATACGATAG
- a CDS encoding sugar phosphate nucleotidyltransferase codes for MSLIPVTLCGGAGSRLWPVSRESHPKPFIRLADGQSLLQKAFLRGAHLGDVTQVLTVTNREFLFKTEDVFHEVTDGQIPASFLLEPRYIATGHPHRLENQGVVTMVLIEVQSGEYLAEDDIVSFHDYYGRG; via the coding sequence ATGTCTTTGATTCCCGTAACTCTCTGTGGAGGCGCAGGCTCTCGTCTTTGGCCGGTGTCTCGAGAATCACATCCGAAACCCTTCATCCGTCTTGCAGACGGACAAAGTCTGCTACAAAAAGCCTTTCTGCGTGGTGCTCATCTGGGCGATGTGACACAAGTGCTCACCGTGACCAATCGCGAGTTCCTCTTCAAGACCGAAGATGTATTCCACGAAGTTACCGACGGACAGATTCCGGCCTCGTTTCTCCTAGAGCCCAGATATATCGCTACCGGGCATCCACACAGACTTGAAAATCAAGGTGTTGTTACTATGGTCTTGATCGAGGTACAAAGCGGCGAGTACCTTGCTGAAGACGATATCGTTAGTTTCCACGATTATTACGGAAGAGGATGA
- a CDS encoding ABC transporter permease: MRIDKSIRSLNRLFFTQTRVIWALLMREVITRYGRNNIGFLWAFVEPLFFTFGIAALWAATSSIHGSKLPVIPFVVTGYATVLLWRNSTGRSLVAIESNRSLLYHRNVTLLDIFLARFILEFLTTTFSFIVVELFMITLGFMEPPSSIFPMLQGWAILAIFSFGLSTTLGCLNSLSDIVDRFWHPISYFMMPLSGAFFLVDWLPSSVQSYAVFVPTVTATELMRSGQFGSSIRTHYDIQYFLFVSLAFVLIALLLTKVVRNRLECE, encoded by the coding sequence ATGAGAATTGATAAATCAATTCGTTCTCTGAACCGCTTGTTTTTTACGCAAACAAGGGTCATTTGGGCTTTATTAATGCGCGAGGTTATAACTAGATATGGGCGTAATAATATTGGTTTTTTATGGGCCTTTGTAGAACCTTTGTTTTTTACATTTGGGATAGCCGCGCTATGGGCGGCAACATCCAGCATTCACGGCTCTAAGTTGCCGGTAATACCGTTCGTGGTGACCGGGTATGCTACAGTTTTGTTGTGGAGAAATTCCACAGGTAGATCTCTTGTGGCCATAGAGTCAAATAGGAGTCTTTTATATCATCGGAACGTGACTCTCCTTGATATATTTTTAGCCCGGTTTATTCTGGAGTTTCTAACAACAACGTTTTCTTTTATAGTTGTTGAATTGTTTATGATAACGCTCGGATTTATGGAGCCGCCATCTTCTATATTTCCTATGTTACAAGGTTGGGCTATTTTAGCGATATTTAGTTTTGGACTTTCTACAACATTAGGTTGTTTAAATTCACTAAGTGATATTGTAGATCGATTTTGGCATCCAATAAGCTATTTTATGATGCCTTTGTCGGGAGCTTTTTTTTTAGTAGACTGGTTGCCTTCGAGCGTTCAATCCTATGCAGTTTTTGTTCCAACAGTTACAGCTACTGAGTTAATGCGTAGCGGCCAATTTGGCTCTTCAATAAGAACGCATTATGACATCCAATATTTTTTATTTGTTAGCTTGGCATTTGTTTTAATCGCGCTTTTGTTGACAAAAGTTGTAAGAAATAGGCTGGAGTGCGAATGA
- a CDS encoding ABC transporter ATP-binding protein, with translation MIYLDNVTKSYETRNGRNVVLKNASLKIEMGQRVGILGRNGAGKSTLIKIISGVEAPTSGTVTRKMSVSWPLAFAGGFQGSLSGLDNIRFISRVYGVNFYKIRPFIEDFTELGSYLLEPVKTYSSGMRARLAFGLTMAIEFDCYLIDEVIAVGDSRFHAKCHYELFEQRSDRALLLVSHDPGNIREYCNTAAILRNGKLDSFNSIDEAYSEYTNE, from the coding sequence ATGATCTATCTTGATAATGTAACAAAATCATATGAAACTCGTAACGGTAGAAATGTGGTTTTGAAAAATGCATCACTTAAAATAGAAATGGGACAGCGGGTTGGGATTCTCGGACGAAATGGTGCTGGGAAGTCTACCTTGATTAAGATAATTTCTGGTGTAGAAGCTCCGACAAGTGGAACCGTAACTAGAAAAATGTCAGTTTCATGGCCGCTAGCATTTGCTGGCGGATTTCAAGGTTCATTATCTGGACTGGATAATATAAGATTTATATCTCGGGTGTATGGGGTTAATTTTTATAAAATTCGTCCTTTTATCGAAGATTTTACAGAGCTAGGTTCTTACCTTTTGGAGCCGGTTAAAACATACTCGAGCGGCATGCGCGCTAGGTTAGCATTTGGTTTGACAATGGCAATTGAATTTGACTGCTATCTAATAGATGAGGTTATCGCAGTAGGGGATAGTCGATTTCACGCGAAATGTCATTATGAATTATTTGAGCAGCGTAGTGATCGGGCGTTGCTCCTGGTTTCCCATGATCCCGGGAATATTCGAGAATATTGCAACACAGCCGCTATATTGCGTAACGGTAAATTAGATTCGTTTAATTCTATCGACGAGGCTTATTCAGAATACACAAATGAGTAA
- a CDS encoding aminotransferase class I/II-fold pyridoxal phosphate-dependent enzyme — protein sequence MTKQNFGLVGNAKEQLVKRFLARRDNQLKTVSEVPRSTLNFAQIPEKFCRFDKFPGYEKVAIPQAAARKLGIENPYFKTHEGVADATTCIGGKSYINFSSYNYLGLSGDPRVNLAAKDAIDRYGTSASASRLVAGERPVQRELEEAIAGLYEVDDAIVFVSGHATNVTTIATLFGPKDLIVHDSLIHNSVFEGIKLSGATRRAFNHNDPDSLEQILTEIRGNFERTLIVIEGLYSMDGDIPDLPRFIDIKQRYKAFLMVDEAHSLGVLGDTGRGIREYFGLPGKDVDIWMGTLSKAFAGCGGYIAGERALIEHLKYGAPGFVYSVGIAPALAAASLTAIRIMLAEPGRVSDLRERGSYFLERARDSGIDTGLSMGYAVIPAIVGGSLKSTKLSQYLFEHGINVQPIIHPAVEERIARLRFFVSNTHTKEQIDAVIMLLRNKI from the coding sequence ATGACCAAACAAAATTTCGGACTTGTCGGAAATGCCAAGGAGCAGTTGGTCAAACGCTTTTTGGCTCGACGCGACAACCAGTTGAAAACTGTTTCGGAAGTCCCCCGGTCGACACTGAATTTCGCCCAAATTCCGGAAAAGTTCTGTCGCTTCGACAAGTTTCCTGGTTACGAAAAAGTAGCCATCCCGCAGGCTGCCGCCCGCAAACTGGGTATCGAGAATCCCTACTTCAAGACCCATGAAGGCGTGGCCGATGCCACCACCTGTATTGGCGGCAAAAGCTACATCAATTTTTCCAGCTACAACTACCTTGGCCTTTCCGGTGATCCCCGTGTCAACCTGGCCGCCAAGGATGCCATCGACCGCTACGGCACTTCTGCCTCGGCCAGCCGTCTGGTCGCAGGCGAGCGTCCCGTCCAGCGCGAGCTGGAAGAAGCCATCGCCGGCCTTTATGAAGTCGACGACGCCATCGTCTTTGTTAGCGGCCACGCCACCAACGTGACGACCATCGCCACACTGTTCGGCCCCAAGGATCTGATTGTTCACGACAGCCTGATCCACAACAGTGTTTTTGAGGGGATCAAACTTTCCGGGGCTACCCGCCGGGCTTTTAATCACAACGATCCCGATTCGTTAGAACAAATTCTGACTGAAATCCGCGGAAATTTCGAACGTACCCTGATCGTGATTGAAGGTCTCTACAGTATGGATGGCGACATCCCGGACCTGCCGCGCTTTATCGATATCAAGCAGCGCTACAAAGCTTTCCTGATGGTCGACGAAGCCCATTCATTGGGCGTTCTCGGAGACACCGGACGAGGCATCCGTGAGTATTTCGGTTTGCCGGGCAAGGATGTCGATATCTGGATGGGAACCCTGAGCAAGGCTTTCGCAGGTTGTGGTGGTTACATCGCCGGAGAAAGGGCGTTGATCGAGCATCTGAAATATGGCGCACCGGGGTTTGTATACAGCGTAGGTATCGCACCCGCCTTGGCTGCAGCATCGCTTACTGCGATCCGTATCATGCTTGCTGAGCCGGGTCGGGTAAGCGATCTGCGTGAACGGGGCAGCTATTTTCTTGAAAGGGCGCGTGATAGCGGCATCGATACCGGGCTATCGATGGGCTATGCAGTTATTCCGGCGATCGTTGGCGGTTCGCTGAAATCCACCAAGCTTTCGCAATACCTGTTCGAGCATGGCATTAACGTACAGCCTATCATCCATCCAGCTGTCGAAGAGCGTATCGCTCGCCTGCGTTTTTTCGTTAGCAACACACATACGAAAGAACAAATTGACGCGGTGATTATGTTGCTTCGCAATAAAATATGA
- a CDS encoding class I SAM-dependent methyltransferase → MKLYVGSRNYKPTGYLTVDIDPVHNPDIVADVTNMHNVESSSCDEVLASHVLEHISWPDSFKALAEFSRILKYDGVLRIAVPDVMALLQQIKSSDSDFFAMGLIYGVGGRDNSLEVHRFGFTQRMLIDILDVLGFSSYSWWSSPVADASNGWIPTVESHRSGISLNVQCRKVSEPIINTSRMFGFLLDNPLQNFRLASRKCLLANDSGDISFSDNVVVYQDLHYQLIEANQRIKFLEDVIANGGA, encoded by the coding sequence ATGAAATTATATGTTGGATCTAGAAATTACAAGCCGACTGGTTATCTAACTGTTGATATTGACCCTGTCCACAATCCAGATATAGTTGCAGATGTTACTAATATGCACAACGTAGAAAGCTCATCTTGTGATGAAGTGCTGGCGAGTCACGTATTGGAACATATTTCATGGCCTGACTCATTTAAAGCATTAGCTGAGTTTTCTCGCATATTAAAGTACGATGGAGTTTTACGGATCGCTGTTCCTGATGTGATGGCCTTGTTGCAACAAATCAAAAGTTCCGATAGCGACTTTTTCGCTATGGGATTGATTTATGGTGTAGGAGGAAGGGACAACTCCTTAGAAGTCCACCGTTTCGGCTTCACACAGAGAATGCTGATTGATATTCTTGATGTTTTAGGATTTTCATCATACTCGTGGTGGAGTTCCCCTGTGGCTGATGCATCAAATGGTTGGATACCAACAGTAGAATCGCACAGAAGTGGAATATCGTTGAATGTGCAATGTCGAAAAGTTTCTGAACCTATTATCAATACGTCAAGAATGTTTGGTTTCTTGCTTGATAACCCATTGCAAAATTTTCGGTTGGCTTCGCGAAAATGTTTGTTGGCAAATGACAGCGGGGATATTTCTTTTTCTGACAACGTTGTAGTTTATCAAGATCTACATTACCAGCTAATCGAGGCTAATCAGAGAATAAAATTTCTTGAAGATGTTATTGCGAATGGAGGGGCATGA
- a CDS encoding glycosyltransferase family 4 protein has protein sequence MKILIDGYNLGLERGTGVATYGRNLANALVGSGHDVSICYGKSISGKSPLLSEVLFFEGAIQNKQSVVRLLRSYVAGVFASMGRKAIEIPITGVVNIDPIRYRFPCGVSFLNSPDFFRLSKISFDAFGAFGNLKAGNFDVVHWTYPIPCRMPKATNIYTIHDLIPLKLPYTTLDNKRRYYNICRKIADVADHIVTVSENSKRDIIDILGVPENKVTNTSQAVSFPSAIAEKSTSVCLSEIEGIFGLQWKNYFLFYGAVEPKKNIGRIIEAYLSSGVNSKLVIIGAPGWQSKQELKNLEIAKGSPRGSSIVYLEYLPLSFLVSLIKGAKALVFPSLYEGFGLPVLEAMKLGTAVITSATSSLPEVTGDAALAVDPLDSVAIAKAIRMIDSDDSLRVELESRGVLRSVFFSEESYTNRLNELYKRLGFN, from the coding sequence ATGAAGATACTAATAGATGGATATAACCTGGGCTTGGAAAGAGGTACCGGCGTTGCAACCTACGGTAGAAATTTGGCTAATGCCTTAGTTGGTTCTGGTCATGATGTTAGTATTTGTTACGGAAAGAGTATTTCTGGAAAATCGCCCCTGTTATCAGAAGTTTTATTTTTTGAAGGCGCTATTCAAAATAAGCAATCGGTAGTTCGGTTACTAAGAAGTTATGTGGCTGGTGTCTTTGCCTCTATGGGTAGAAAAGCGATAGAAATTCCCATAACCGGAGTAGTGAACATCGATCCAATCAGGTATAGATTTCCCTGTGGTGTCTCATTTTTAAATAGCCCTGATTTTTTTCGTTTATCAAAAATATCATTTGATGCATTTGGTGCGTTTGGAAATCTTAAGGCAGGGAATTTCGATGTTGTGCATTGGACTTACCCTATTCCTTGTCGCATGCCAAAAGCGACTAATATTTATACAATTCACGATTTAATTCCACTTAAGCTTCCATATACAACACTCGACAACAAGAGGCGTTATTACAATATTTGTAGAAAAATTGCAGATGTTGCCGACCATATTGTTACTGTTTCTGAAAACTCCAAGCGTGATATTATTGATATATTGGGTGTGCCAGAAAATAAGGTGACGAATACATCGCAAGCTGTATCGTTTCCATCTGCTATTGCCGAGAAGAGCACTTCAGTTTGCCTAAGCGAAATTGAGGGGATATTTGGTCTCCAGTGGAAAAACTATTTCTTATTCTATGGCGCAGTAGAGCCCAAGAAGAATATTGGAAGAATAATTGAAGCCTATTTGAGTAGTGGTGTTAATTCAAAATTGGTTATTATTGGGGCTCCCGGGTGGCAATCTAAGCAAGAATTGAAGAATCTGGAAATTGCTAAGGGGTCTCCTAGAGGAAGTTCCATAGTTTACTTGGAGTATTTGCCTCTATCATTTCTCGTTTCCTTAATAAAGGGGGCCAAAGCTCTCGTTTTCCCTTCACTGTACGAGGGGTTTGGGCTGCCAGTATTGGAGGCAATGAAACTTGGTACAGCAGTCATTACCTCTGCTACTAGCAGTCTTCCCGAAGTCACTGGCGATGCGGCGCTAGCGGTTGATCCGCTGGATTCGGTTGCTATCGCTAAAGCTATACGTATGATTGATTCCGATGATTCGCTAAGAGTTGAATTGGAAAGTCGGGGAGTCCTTAGGTCAGTGTTTTTTTCAGAGGAAAGTTACACGAATAGATTAAATGAGTTATACAAGAGGTTGGGGTTTAATTAG